One Campylobacter concisus DNA segment encodes these proteins:
- a CDS encoding 4Fe-4S dicluster domain-containing protein gives MQNQNSRRAFFKRMAVVAAGASVASSGFAFKSEESAKKPHFGMIFDQNKCVGCTDCEVACKKVNLVPKGQMRLFVEDKTDPKNLLDKRYVRVSCQQCEDAPCVAVCPTKACHKDIKTGIQTTNIDDCIACKYCIVACPYDVRYIDKFSHSAQSCNFCIDTNLKDKKDPACVEACRYEALVFGDLNDESSHISQLLAVKDSIRLRAELGTKPSLRYIPKVKAGV, from the coding sequence ATGCAAAATCAAAATAGCAGAAGAGCCTTCTTTAAACGCATGGCAGTTGTGGCTGCTGGTGCTAGCGTGGCAAGTAGTGGTTTTGCTTTTAAGAGTGAAGAGAGTGCGAAAAAACCACATTTTGGCATGATATTTGACCAAAACAAATGCGTTGGCTGCACGGACTGTGAAGTGGCATGCAAAAAGGTAAATTTAGTTCCAAAAGGACAAATGAGACTTTTTGTAGAGGATAAGACTGATCCAAAAAATTTGCTTGATAAAAGATATGTAAGAGTATCTTGTCAGCAGTGTGAGGATGCACCTTGTGTGGCTGTTTGCCCAACAAAAGCCTGTCACAAGGACATAAAAACTGGCATCCAAACTACAAACATAGATGACTGCATCGCCTGTAAATACTGCATCGTAGCCTGTCCTTACGACGTGAGATATATCGATAAGTTTAGTCACTCAGCCCAAAGCTGTAACTTCTGCATAGATACAAATTTAAAGGATAAAAAAGATCCAGCCTGCGTTGAGGCGTGCAGATATGAGGCTTTGGTATTTGGCGATTTAAACGATGAGAGCTCGCACATTAGCCAGCTTTTAGCTGTCAAAGATAGCATAAGGCTAAGAGCAGAACTTGGCACAAAACCAAGCCTTAGATATATTCCTAAAGTAAAAGCGGGGGTGTAA
- the nrfD gene encoding NrfD/PsrC family molybdoenzyme membrane anchor subunit, whose protein sequence is MDGALNFTATFSHAVEWGWPIAVYLLLAGMSGGALIAAILLKRYKRQESFSPFFKAASLLAFVSIMLGMVCLIADLEKPLLFWKILINYNFTSVMSIGVAGLCVFIPLSFLMCLYAFGAELKSFCGFFDGVMKILSPLYPLLSALCLLFAVIICAYTGFLISVLIRFPLLNTAVLPALFIASGLSAGISGSSLIAALFFKEDPHSSDLGSLHGVEFYVLCAEILLILMLFVSLLLGSSYQQGAAVAFYSGVWANFFWLGVVLVGFVLPLVLNFALGKMKFSFYLGSFAAVVGVLLLRVFILYAGQTYSI, encoded by the coding sequence ATGGATGGTGCATTAAATTTCACTGCGACATTTTCGCACGCAGTTGAGTGGGGCTGGCCGATCGCTGTTTATCTTCTGCTAGCTGGTATGAGTGGCGGAGCGCTAATAGCTGCCATACTTCTAAAGCGCTACAAAAGACAAGAGAGCTTTAGTCCATTTTTCAAGGCTGCTTCGCTTTTAGCATTTGTTAGCATCATGCTTGGTATGGTTTGCTTGATAGCTGACCTTGAAAAGCCACTTTTGTTTTGGAAAATTTTGATTAATTACAACTTCACATCAGTTATGTCTATCGGTGTAGCTGGACTTTGCGTATTTATACCGCTTAGCTTTTTGATGTGTCTATACGCCTTTGGCGCGGAGTTAAAGTCATTTTGTGGCTTTTTTGATGGCGTGATGAAAATTTTATCGCCACTTTATCCGCTCTTAAGTGCGCTTTGCTTGCTTTTTGCGGTTATCATTTGCGCATATACAGGCTTTTTGATCTCGGTGCTTATTAGATTTCCACTTTTAAACACCGCCGTTTTACCAGCGCTTTTCATAGCTTCAGGACTAAGTGCTGGCATAAGTGGTAGCAGCTTGATAGCGGCACTATTTTTCAAAGAAGATCCACACTCAAGCGACCTTGGCTCGCTTCATGGCGTGGAGTTTTACGTATTATGCGCTGAAATTTTACTCATTTTAATGCTTTTTGTCTCACTTTTGCTTGGTTCAAGCTATCAGCAAGGCGCGGCAGTTGCATTTTATAGTGGCGTTTGGGCAAATTTCTTTTGGCTTGGGGTTGTTTTAGTTGGCTTTGTCTTACCTCTTGTTTTAAATTTCGCACTTGGCAAGATGAAATTTAGCTTCTACCTTGGCTCATTTGCAGCAGTCGTTGGCGTTTTATTGCTTAGGGTTTTTATACTTTATGCAGGACAGACTTATAGCATTTAA
- a CDS encoding response regulator transcription factor, protein MQEYDILDVLSNKKVLCLEDEEAILKNICASLELFFAEVKGVTDGFDALELAMSGAYDVLVLDISVPNIDGLEIAKKVRAINQKIPIVILSSHVEQEYLWRAVELKITRYLAKPYDKKSFVKALEDVAFELVGRTPTIRLNDELEYDFGKKALYVNGEISHLSKSESKLLEYFLNNKNQTITYEQIFDYIWDYEQPTKEAIKTIVKELRRKLGKDVIKNLYGVGYLCEI, encoded by the coding sequence ATGCAAGAGTATGATATTTTAGACGTTTTATCAAACAAAAAGGTCCTTTGCTTAGAGGATGAAGAGGCGATATTAAAAAACATTTGCGCCTCGCTGGAGCTATTTTTCGCAGAAGTAAAAGGCGTCACAGATGGCTTTGATGCGCTTGAGCTTGCTATGAGCGGGGCGTATGACGTGTTAGTGCTTGATATCAGCGTGCCAAATATCGATGGTCTTGAGATCGCTAAAAAAGTAAGAGCTATCAATCAAAAAATTCCTATCGTGATCTTATCAAGCCACGTCGAGCAAGAGTATCTGTGGCGCGCGGTTGAGCTAAAGATCACAAGATATCTTGCAAAACCATACGATAAAAAATCTTTTGTTAAAGCGCTTGAAGATGTGGCTTTTGAGCTAGTTGGACGCACACCAACTATCAGGCTAAATGACGAGCTTGAGTATGATTTTGGTAAAAAAGCGCTTTATGTAAATGGCGAAATTTCTCATCTAAGCAAGAGCGAGAGCAAGCTTTTGGAGTACTTTTTAAACAACAAAAACCAAACTATCACTTATGAGCAAATTTTTGACTACATCTGGGACTACGAGCAGCCCACAAAAGAGGCAATAAAGACGATCGTAAAGGAGCTTAGAAGAAAGCTAGGCAAAGATGTGATCAAAAATTTATACGGCGTGGGCTATCTTTGTGAGATATAA
- a CDS encoding FKBP-type peptidyl-prolyl cis-trans isomerase: MKNGFLKCSLLLSLSVASLLANVDTNDSYAIGATSGGYVLKGLLDQKQLGVGYDADAVIKGFSDALKSELKLSDDEIAKLLNKRAESLEKIVKEKEATKLKENLAQGKAYMEKNAKNKNVKTTKSNLQYEIIKSSSKGATPKPESIIIVNYKASFIGGKVFDETKEAPAHLSMLNLIPGLEEGLMLMKEGEKFKFVIPPELAYGDSGMEAIPGGETIVFEIELIKVLKPGELAEAARKIHEKEQNEGIKKPH; encoded by the coding sequence ATGAAAAATGGGTTTTTAAAATGTTCGCTACTTCTTAGCCTAAGCGTGGCTAGCCTCTTAGCAAATGTTGATACAAACGACTCTTATGCCATAGGCGCAACAAGTGGCGGATATGTTTTAAAAGGACTGCTAGATCAAAAACAACTAGGTGTTGGCTATGACGCTGATGCAGTCATAAAAGGCTTTAGCGATGCGCTAAAGAGTGAGCTAAAACTAAGTGATGATGAGATAGCAAAGCTACTAAACAAAAGGGCTGAAAGCTTAGAGAAGATAGTAAAAGAAAAAGAGGCTACCAAGCTAAAAGAGAATTTAGCCCAAGGCAAAGCCTATATGGAAAAAAATGCAAAAAACAAAAATGTAAAAACAACAAAATCAAATTTACAATATGAGATCATAAAAAGTAGCTCAAAAGGGGCTACACCAAAGCCTGAGAGCATCATCATAGTAAATTATAAAGCAAGCTTTATTGGTGGCAAGGTCTTTGATGAGACAAAAGAGGCTCCAGCTCATCTTTCGATGCTAAATTTGATCCCTGGACTTGAAGAGGGACTTATGCTTATGAAAGAGGGCGAGAAGTTTAAATTTGTCATCCCACCTGAGCTTGCATACGGCGATAGCGGCATGGAGGCGATACCTGGAGGCGAGACTATCGTTTTTGAGATAGAGCTTATTAAGGTCTTAAAGCCTGGCGAACTAGCTGAGGCGGCAAGAAAAATTCATGAAAAAGAGCAAAATGAGGGCATTAAAAAGCCTCATTAA
- a CDS encoding c-type heme family protein, whose product MRYKFQLIVGAFIFVYLLVSALVLNFYNDLAMKDAKKEAYYVLEGINSVREYIAGVQRPLIEQLKEQGILKEDFFDERLLSSSYISREIYNIQKKKYNLEFDYKLVAIAPLNKAHEPNEFEAGVLHGFKENKFQEFVKIIKDENGSQLFVGLPIKNQSPSCLACHSSANAPQQMLEKYGMEGIEIPDVNETVAMISFKIPIRAIFTYHLQEVIVIMSAITLIFGLFLLLVYKMHKRGEESKKQTEQLMIHQSRLASMGEMIGNISHQWKQPLAQISSALINLELYQERKKLDEAKIYEFIEETSKQINFMSETVDDFKNFFSPNTLRKEFKVLEVINQTIKILNATLKKYQIEVQLDVRENFEIFANFNEIIQILINIINNAKDAFKQSYTKPRVIKISAFLKDDRKNLCVQNNAGAIKNSFLKVIFEPHFSTKESGSGLGLYMSRLIARKNNALIFAKNVDENHVAFTISFENL is encoded by the coding sequence GTGAGATATAAATTTCAGCTAATTGTCGGTGCTTTTATCTTTGTCTATCTGCTAGTCTCAGCACTTGTTTTAAATTTTTACAACGATCTTGCGATGAAAGACGCCAAAAAAGAGGCGTATTATGTTTTGGAGGGCATAAATTCAGTAAGAGAGTATATCGCTGGAGTTCAGCGCCCGCTAATCGAGCAGTTAAAAGAGCAGGGCATCTTAAAAGAGGACTTTTTTGACGAGAGACTTCTATCGTCATCATATATAAGCCGTGAAATTTACAACATCCAAAAGAAAAAATACAACCTTGAATTTGACTACAAGCTAGTTGCTATCGCTCCGCTAAATAAAGCCCACGAGCCAAATGAATTTGAAGCTGGCGTCTTGCACGGCTTTAAAGAGAATAAATTTCAAGAATTTGTAAAGATAATAAAAGATGAAAATGGATCACAGCTCTTTGTGGGTCTGCCTATAAAAAACCAAAGTCCAAGCTGTCTAGCCTGTCATAGCAGTGCAAATGCCCCACAACAAATGCTAGAAAAATACGGCATGGAGGGCATAGAGATCCCAGACGTGAACGAAACGGTCGCGATGATCTCGTTTAAGATACCAATCCGCGCCATTTTTACCTACCACTTGCAAGAGGTCATCGTCATAATGAGCGCCATAACGCTTATCTTTGGGCTATTTTTGCTACTTGTTTATAAGATGCATAAGCGTGGCGAAGAGAGCAAAAAGCAGACTGAGCAGCTGATGATACATCAAAGCCGCCTAGCCTCGATGGGCGAGATGATAGGCAATATCTCGCATCAGTGGAAGCAGCCGCTTGCTCAGATAAGCTCAGCTTTGATAAATTTAGAACTCTATCAAGAGAGAAAAAAGCTTGATGAGGCGAAAATTTATGAGTTTATAGAAGAGACCAGCAAGCAGATAAATTTCATGTCAGAAACCGTTGATGACTTTAAAAATTTCTTTAGTCCAAATACCTTGAGAAAAGAGTTTAAAGTGCTTGAAGTGATAAATCAAACGATAAAAATTTTAAACGCAACGCTTAAAAAGTATCAGATCGAAGTGCAGCTTGACGTGAGAGAAAATTTTGAGATATTTGCAAATTTCAATGAGATAATCCAAATTTTAATAAACATCATAAACAACGCAAAAGACGCATTTAAGCAGAGCTACACAAAGCCAAGAGTGATAAAGATAAGCGCCTTTTTAAAAGATGATCGCAAGAATTTATGCGTGCAAAATAACGCAGGGGCGATAAAAAATTCATTTTTAAAGGTCATCTTTGAGCCACACTTTAGCACAAAAGAGAGCGGTAGCGGGCTTGGGCTATATATGAGCCGTCTTATCGCTCGCAAAAACAACGCCCTAATCTTTGCTAAAAATGTGGATGAAAACCACGTTGCATTTACAATTAGTTTCGAAAATTTATAA
- a CDS encoding cytochrome c translates to MRNLHKALAGLLMGVSIFASQACCEEHNMQMSDKARDVIANPKGTLQSRGVVSLQDYVVEEQEMYNWLFKNHPIFTKYGGKTVGKMVVHDRGLEWLAEGHGFDMSKLSKRDGGKGYSSMMYRIPATSSLQFPNKFVGPEKCGECHPAQYEVWSRSRHATTMRFPGEHPEVNNNLTEPVFDKDTASILPKGITPDVIYATVGHLRTKMGYVDAWLLRGTYYVEGGLLRDGTGQIVAGGNQWQRTWALNLDDATVKKIKELVPEFPGTLEEYGDNGGYVRGLASYAAKHKKSMFFQANSSYCEVCHPVKFDFKSKAEFYAALGNAKELQKHTISKGVSCEECHGAGGHLDGATNFRTSNCERCHQRFNFSPDLMRANPLNNGKLDLSLSSKFKSMGPGCGSEGSQSYFTAHYDKGMRCVTCHDPHDNTGNVVGDKSVTGMNYNPDQGYLSAFYTKPKIKKDCKDCHETQAYIASKADTHKNNTCASCHMPFMMSCENFYAVQFQDNAGFDTQRRSHIWKIMVDPKEKSLVPGDAAKGPRDAKDWHFERDKNGHNYVDLMWACARTSWADKDMKDNKGCHSPVLSELKPTLHFKNQKQVYDEVMGWQTPVKNEFSEVKIGIEGIYSLLETKKLDPSDKARVYELVQNAQEIIDMVEKDGSWGMHGFKFTKQRLDASKEYIKEAQRILNKNL, encoded by the coding sequence GTGAGAAACTTACACAAAGCCTTAGCAGGCTTACTCATGGGTGTTAGTATCTTTGCTTCACAAGCCTGTTGCGAAGAGCATAATATGCAGATGTCCGATAAAGCACGTGATGTTATCGCAAATCCTAAAGGCACACTGCAAAGTAGAGGTGTTGTCTCCTTGCAAGACTACGTCGTAGAAGAGCAAGAGATGTATAACTGGCTATTTAAAAACCACCCTATTTTTACAAAGTATGGTGGCAAAACCGTCGGCAAAATGGTCGTTCATGACCGCGGCTTAGAGTGGCTTGCCGAGGGACATGGCTTTGATATGTCAAAGCTTAGTAAAAGAGATGGCGGTAAGGGCTATAGTTCTATGATGTATAGAATTCCAGCCACCTCATCACTTCAGTTTCCTAATAAATTTGTAGGTCCAGAAAAGTGCGGTGAGTGTCACCCAGCTCAGTATGAGGTCTGGAGCAGATCTCGCCACGCAACTACTATGCGCTTCCCTGGCGAGCACCCAGAGGTCAATAACAACCTAACTGAGCCAGTATTTGACAAAGATACCGCTTCTATCCTTCCAAAAGGTATCACTCCAGATGTCATCTACGCAACCGTTGGTCACTTAAGAACTAAGATGGGCTACGTCGATGCATGGCTACTTCGTGGTACTTACTATGTTGAGGGCGGTTTGCTAAGAGATGGCACAGGTCAGATCGTAGCTGGTGGTAACCAATGGCAAAGAACATGGGCGTTAAATTTAGACGACGCAACTGTTAAAAAGATAAAAGAGCTTGTCCCAGAATTTCCTGGCACTCTTGAAGAGTATGGCGATAATGGCGGATATGTCAGAGGTCTTGCCTCATACGCCGCAAAACATAAAAAGTCGATGTTTTTCCAAGCAAACTCATCATATTGTGAGGTTTGCCACCCAGTTAAATTTGACTTTAAGTCAAAAGCAGAATTTTACGCAGCACTTGGTAATGCCAAAGAGCTTCAAAAACACACTATCTCAAAAGGCGTAAGCTGTGAGGAGTGCCACGGAGCTGGCGGTCACCTTGATGGAGCTACAAATTTCAGAACATCAAACTGCGAACGCTGTCACCAAAGATTTAACTTTAGCCCAGATCTAATGCGTGCTAACCCACTTAACAACGGCAAGCTTGACCTATCATTAAGCTCTAAATTTAAATCAATGGGACCAGGATGTGGCTCAGAAGGCTCTCAATCATACTTTACCGCTCACTACGATAAAGGCATGAGATGCGTCACTTGCCACGATCCACACGACAACACAGGTAACGTCGTAGGCGATAAGAGCGTAACTGGCATGAACTACAACCCAGATCAAGGCTATCTAAGTGCGTTCTACACTAAACCAAAGATCAAAAAAGATTGTAAAGATTGTCACGAGACTCAAGCATATATCGCATCAAAAGCAGATACTCACAAAAACAACACTTGTGCATCTTGTCACATGCCATTTATGATGAGCTGTGAGAATTTCTACGCTGTTCAGTTCCAAGACAACGCTGGCTTTGATACTCAAAGACGCTCTCACATCTGGAAGATCATGGTCGATCCAAAAGAGAAATCTCTTGTCCCAGGCGACGCTGCTAAAGGTCCAAGAGATGCTAAAGATTGGCACTTTGAGAGAGATAAAAATGGCCACAACTATGTTGATTTGATGTGGGCATGCGCTAGAACATCTTGGGCTGATAAAGATATGAAAGATAATAAAGGCTGCCATAGCCCAGTGCTATCTGAGCTAAAACCAACACTTCATTTTAAAAACCAAAAACAAGTTTATGATGAGGTTATGGGATGGCAAACTCCAGTTAAGAATGAATTCTCAGAGGTCAAAATAGGTATCGAGGGAATTTACTCACTACTAGAGACTAAAAAGCTAGATCCAAGCGATAAAGCAAGAGTTTATGAGCTTGTCCAAAACGCTCAAGAGATCATCGATATGGTCGAAAAAGATGGTTCGTGGGGTATGCACGGATTTAAATTTACTAAACAAAGACTAGATGCATCTAAAGAGTATATAAAAGAAGCTCAGAGAATTCTAAACAAAAATTTATAG